A genomic window from Bos javanicus breed banteng chromosome 13, ARS-OSU_banteng_1.0, whole genome shotgun sequence includes:
- the ZSWIM3 gene encoding zinc finger SWIM domain-containing protein 3, whose translation MELGSCFKTYEDFKECFSAYKKENKCSFILRDCISVRYHNLNHGTSIREDILYVQVKFVCIRTQSNRKRAAEADMCPAYLLLRYNEKLDRLFISELNTQHIHIDPKTTGPRGDATGKSQKKLPSAQPAVNKDLGTAAKSPVEPLFCLDEVQIPAKPEQEDIAPSDLAKIAKVMKNFLKVDVGSMASFSVGSSQDLDRLSFQSSKMSDLFVRFPENLLLHRVENAQGHILYAFLVESKEREGRVVHFAVLKAETATSVAKMLSIFTEFNSDWPKVKVVFVDPSFPHRAILQEVFPGARTLLSVYHTTRLLEKKLHRSSADPSFKRLMKEALREAVFVTSETSLQNLCQMSRALLDEQLFSFLQAHWFSCELLWYMHVRKGLHACSTYMDSLDIVTSKVSSLFREQQSLLDCILHFVDYIDFFNTKGVKNFPMAPPKLKRARSANTAPKSKKPSGICGESLSRPPVQEAKPEQVRGPPRQPPQGQPLQGGMLASLRQSGSDLAYKLCHNEWVVVQSSTHLVDVAGCAVDVQLLEDSHQVSKDGCSCSCYFQQRYHLPCRHILALLHTSQRPVSEAMVCRRWQKRYQHLLGPCGELRDPILIPADAGQPGEPGRNDMIQDLSRELANLLMQSEGPELEERCSTLRKIVDIWAAPRQPPEPSHRPRDFRDVGCLPFLWGKQEEGEGLAPAGTTIHG comes from the exons ATGGAGCTTGGGAGCTGCTTCAAGACCTACGAGGACTTCAAGGAGTGCTTCAGCGCCTACAAAAAGGAGAACAAGTGTTCCTTCATTCTCAGGGACTGCATCTCCGTCCGGTACCACAACCTCAACCATGGCACCTCTATCCGCGAGGACATCCT ATATGTGCAGGTGAAATTTGTCTGTATTCGGACCCAGTCAAACAGGAAGAGAGCAGCAGAAGCAGACATGTGCCCAGCATACTTGCTCCTGCGGTACAATGAGAAACTGGATAGACTGTTCATCAGTGAACTCAACACACAGCATATACACATTGACCCCAAAACCACTGGTCCTAGAGGAGACGCCACCGGCAAATCTCAGAAGAAACTCCCGTCTGCACAGCCCGCGGTCAACAAAGACCTTGGCACAGCTGCAAAGTCCCCAGTTGAACCATTGTTTTGCTTAGACGAGGTCCAGATACCCGCGAAGCCAGAGCAGGAGGACATCGCTCCTTCTGACCTGGCCAAGATAGCCAAAGTGATGAAGAACTTTCTTAAGGTAGATGTGGGTTCCATGGCCTCCTTCAGTGTGGGCAGCAGCCAAGACCTGGACCGGCTCAGTTTCCAGAGCAGCAAGATGAGCGATCTGTTTGTCCGCTTCCCAGAGAATCTCTTGCTGCACCGGGTGGAGAACGCTCAGGGCCACATCCTCTACGCTTTCCTGGTGGAGAGCAAGGAGCGAGAAGGGCGGGTGGTACACTTCGCGGTGCTCAAGGCCGAGACAGCCACCTCCGTGGCCAAGATGCTAAGCATCTTTACAGAGTTCAACTCAGATTGGCCCAAGGTCAAGGTGGTCTTCGTGGACCCGTCCTTCCCTCACCGAGCCATCCTGcaggaggtcttccctggtgcccGCACCCTCCTCTCCGTCTATCACACGACCCGACTCTTGGAGAAGAAGCTGCATCGCAGTTCTGCAGATCCGTCCTTTAAACGGCTCATGAAGGAAGCCCTGCGGGAGGCCGTGTTTGTCACCTCCGAGACCAGCCTGCAAAATCTCTGCCAGATGTCCCGGGCCCTGCTTGACGAGCAGCTCTTCAGCTTCCTGCAGGCCCACTGGTTCTCCTGTGAACTGCTGTGGTACATGCATGTCAGGAAGGGCCTGCACGCCTGTAGCACCTACATGGACAGCCTGGACATTGTCACCAGCAAGGTGTCGAGCCTCTTCCGGGAGCAGCAGTCCCTGCTGGACTGCATCCTCCACTTTGTGGATTACATAGACTTCTTTAACACCAAAGGCGTGAAGAACTTTCCCATGGCTCCCCCCAAGTTAAAGAGAGCCCGGTCAGCAAACACGGCCCCCAAGTCCAAGAAGCCTTCTGGCATCTGCGGAGAGAGCCTCAGCAGGCCCCCCGTGCAGGAGGCCAAGCCAGAGCAAGTGCGGGGGCCGCCACGGCAGCCTCCCCAGGGGCAGCCCTTGCAGGGCGGCATGCTGGCCTCCTTACGCCAGAGCGGCTCCGACCTGGCCTACAAGCTGTGCCACAATGAGTGGGTAGTGGTGCAGAGCTCCACGCACCTGGTGGACGTGGCTGGCTGCGCTGTGGACGTGCAGCTGCTCGAGGACTCCCACCAGGTGAGCAAAGACGGCTGCAGCTGCAGCTGCTACTTTCAGCAGCGGTACCACCTGCCGTGCCGGCACATCCTGGCACTGCTGCACACCAGCCAGAGGCCTGTGAGCGAAGCCATGGTGTGCCGCCGGTGGCAGAAGAGGTACCAGCACCTCCTCGGGCCCTGCGGGGAGCTCCGGGACCCCATTCTGATCCCAGCAGATGCAGGCCAGCCAGGGGAGCCGGGACGGAACGACATGATTCAGGACCTAAGCAGGGAGCTTGCAAATCTGCTGATGCAGAGTGAGGGACCAGAGCTGGAGGAGCGCTGCT
- the SNX21 gene encoding sorting nexin-21 isoform X1, which yields MGGFKEGVAPSGLGTIPEEAWPTQDSHSPPGAKGPGFPGGSGSGRGGRRASGRKGLERRSERTGPVRCNPVGLGQPPGAAPGRGAPRSAPRGAGGTGAGRAPRPLNGQGRDLHGAPPTPAPGPAPPRPFPARGRGPPPSRPGPRPGVARSPRGAMASRLLHRLRHALTGDGPGEAAAGPEAEQFPESSELEDDDAEGLSSRLSGTLSFTSAEDDDEEDGEDDDDPDPDPLSAGDRVAGEDAGPSCAQAERSPPPDGQRGSQLLTRQLQDFWKKSRNTLVPQRLLFEVTNATVVKDPPSKYVLYTLAVMGPGPPDSQPAQISRRYSDFERLHRNLQRQFRGPMAGISFPRKRLRRNFTAETIARRSRAFEQFLGHLQAVPELRHAADLQDFFVLPELRRAQSLTCTGLYREALALWANAWQLQAQLGIPCGPDRRLLTLAGLAVCHQELEDASEARACCERALQLLGAESPHPLLAPFLEAHVRLSWRLGLDKRHSEARLQALQEAGLTPTPPPSLKELLIKEVLD from the exons ATGGGCGGATTCAAGGAGGGCGTAGCCCCCTCCGGATTGGGGACGATCCCGGAGGAGGCCTGGCCTACCCAGGATTCCCATAGCCCTCCTGGAGCGAAGGGCCCGGGATTCCCGGGCGGCTCCGGGAGCGGGCGGGGCGGGAGGCGGGCCAGCGGCAGGAAGGGGCTGGAGCGGCGCTCGGAGCGGACTGGGCCGGTTCGGTGCAACCCGGTCGGCCTCGGCCAGCCTCCGGGAGCTGCACCGGGGAGAGGGGCGCCCCGGAGTGCGCCGCGGGGCGCAGGAGGCACGGGCGCGGGGAGAGCCCCCCGTCCCCTCAACGGGCAGGGGCGGGACCTCCACGGCGCcccgcccacccccgccccgggccccgccccgccccgccccttcccgGCGCGGGGCCGGGGTCCACCTCCCTCCCGCCCCGGCCCGCGACCCGGCGTCGCGCGCTCCCCCCGGGGTGCCATGGCCTCCCGGCTCCTGCACCGGCTGCGGCACGCCCTGACTGGCGACGGCCCCGGGGAGGCGGCGGCCGGCCCCGAGGCCGAGCAGTTCCCGGAGAGCTCGGAACTGGAGGACGACGATGCCGAGGGCCTGTCGTCCCGCCTCAGCGGCACCTTGAGCTTCACCAGCGCCGAGGACGACGACGAGGAGGACGGCGAGGACGATGACGACCCTGACCCCGACCCGCTGTCCGCTGGCGACCGGGTGGCGGGAGAAGACGCAG GCCCATCCTGTGCTCAAGCAGAACGGAGTCCACCACCTGATGGGCAGCGGGGCAGTCAGCTCCTGACCCGGCAGTTgcaagatttctggaagaagtCCCGGAACACCCTGGTACCCCAGCGGCTGCTCTTTGAGGTGACCAACGCCACCGTGGTTAAGGACCCGCCCTCCAAGTACGTG CTCTACACCCTCGCCGTGATGGGCCCGGGGCCACCAGATAGCCAGCCAGCCCAGATCTCCCGCCGCTACTCGGACTTTGAGCGGTTGCACCGAAACCTGCAGCGGCAGTTCCGGGGCCCCATGGCTGGCATCTCCTTCCCCCGCAAGCGCCTGCGCCGGAACTTTACCGCCGAGACCATCGCCCGCCGCAGCCGGGCCTTCGAGCAGTTTCTGGGCCACCTCCAGGCTGTGCCTGAGCTGCGCCACGCTGCAGACCTGCAGGACTTCTTCGTGCTGCCCGAGCTGCGGCGGGCGCAGAGCCTCACCTGCACCGGCCTCTACCGCGAGGCCCTGGCGCTCTGGGCCAACGCCTGGCAGCTACAAGCCCAGCTGGGCATCCCCTGTGGCCCAGACCGACGTCTGCTAACCCTGGCGGGGCTGGCCGTGTGCCACCAGGAGCTGGAGGACGCCAGTGAGGCCCGGGCATGCTGTGAGAGGGCCCTGCAGCTTCTGGGGGCCGAGAGCCCGCACCCTCTGCTGGCCCCCTTTCTGGAGGCCCACGTGCGGCTCTCCTGGCGCCTGGGCCTGGACAAACGCCACTCCGAGGCCCGGCTCCAGGCCCTGCAGGAGGCAGGGCTGACCCCCACGCCACCCCCCAGTCTTAAAGAGTTACTCATCAAGGAGGTGCTGGACTAG
- the ACOT8 gene encoding acyl-coenzyme A thioesterase 8 isoform X3 has protein sequence MSPPQDPEDEQGGGDPPGDLRSVLVTSVLNLEPLDEDLFRGTHYWVPSTERLFGGQIVGQALVAAAKSVSEDVHVHSLHCYFVRTGDPKVPVLYQVERTRTGASFSVRFVKAVQHGRPIFICQASFQKAQPSPVQHQFSMPAVPPPEEVVGREDFIGQFLRDPELQERYRVGLNRIAAQEVPIEIKVVNASTPSQLKKMEPKQMFWVRARGYIGEGDMKMHCCVAAYISDFAFLGTAMLPHHWKYKVGFMVSLDHSMWFHAPFRADHWMLYECESPWAGGSRGLVHGRLWRQDGVLAVSCAQEGVIRVKPWDSTSKL, from the exons ATGTCGCCCCCTCAGGACCCGGAAGACGAACAGGGCGGCGGCGATCCACCCGGGGACCTCCGCAGCGTCCTGGTCACCAGCGTGCTCAACCTCGAGCCGCTGGACGAGGATCTCTTCAG AGGAACGCATTACTGGGTACCCTCAACTGAGCGGCTGTTTGGGGGTCAGATCGTGGGCCAGGCCCTGGTGGCTGCAGCTAAGTCTGTGAGTGAAGATGTCCATGTGCATTCCCTGCACTGCTACTTCGTACGGACAG GGGACCCGAAGGTGCCGGTGCTGTACCAGGTGGAGCGGACAAGGACAGGGGCAAGCTTCTCTGTGCGCTTCGTGAAGGCCGTGCAACATGGCAGGCCCATCTTTATCTGCCAGGCCTCCTTCCAgaaggcccagcccagccccgtgCAGCACCAGTTCTCCATGCCTGCTGTGCCCCCGCCGGAGGAGGTGGTTGGCCGTGAGGACTTCATTGGCCAATTTTTAAG GGACCCGGAGCTCCAGGAGAGGTACCGAGTGGGGCTGAACCGAATTGCTGCCCAGGAAGTGCCCATTGAGATCAAGGTGGTAAATGCATCCACTCCAAGCCAGCTGAAGAAAATGGAGCCCAAACAGATGTTCTGGGTGCGAGCCCGGGGCTATATTG GTGAGGGCGACATGAAGATGCACTGCTGCGTGGCGGCCTATATCTCAGACTTTGCCTTCCTGGGCACAGCAATGCTGCCCCACCACTGGAAGTACAAGGTGGGCTTCATGGTCTCCCTGGACCACTCCATGTGGTTCCATGCCCCTTTCCGAGCTGACCACTGGATGCTCTATGAGTGTGAGAGCCCCTGGGCTG GTGGCTCCCGGGGCCTGGTTCACGGGCGGCTGTGGCGTCAGGACGGGGTCCTGGCTGTGTCCTGTGCCCAGGAGGGCGTGATCCGAGTTAAGCCCTGGGACTCAACAAGCAAGTTGTAG
- the ACOT8 gene encoding acyl-coenzyme A thioesterase 8 isoform X1 gives MSPPQDPEDEQGGGDPPGDLRSVLVTSVLNLEPLDEDLFRGTHYWVPSTERLFGGQIVGQALVAAAKSVSEDVHVHSLHCYFVRTGDPKVPVLYQVERTRTGASFSVRFVKAVQHGRPIFICQASFQKAQPSPVQHQFSMPAVPPPEEVVGREDFIGQFLRDPELQERYRVGLNRIAAQEVPIEIKVVNASTPSQLKKMEPKQMFWVRARGYIGEGDMKMHCCVAAYISDFAFLGTAMLPHHWKYKVGFMVSLDHSMWFHAPFRADHWMLYECESPWAGKRDSQEPTASQHRNSRHLDGRSLGFGFDLILKAKFPSLSGLECHHLEHRTRPALLGYREN, from the exons ATGTCGCCCCCTCAGGACCCGGAAGACGAACAGGGCGGCGGCGATCCACCCGGGGACCTCCGCAGCGTCCTGGTCACCAGCGTGCTCAACCTCGAGCCGCTGGACGAGGATCTCTTCAG AGGAACGCATTACTGGGTACCCTCAACTGAGCGGCTGTTTGGGGGTCAGATCGTGGGCCAGGCCCTGGTGGCTGCAGCTAAGTCTGTGAGTGAAGATGTCCATGTGCATTCCCTGCACTGCTACTTCGTACGGACAG GGGACCCGAAGGTGCCGGTGCTGTACCAGGTGGAGCGGACAAGGACAGGGGCAAGCTTCTCTGTGCGCTTCGTGAAGGCCGTGCAACATGGCAGGCCCATCTTTATCTGCCAGGCCTCCTTCCAgaaggcccagcccagccccgtgCAGCACCAGTTCTCCATGCCTGCTGTGCCCCCGCCGGAGGAGGTGGTTGGCCGTGAGGACTTCATTGGCCAATTTTTAAG GGACCCGGAGCTCCAGGAGAGGTACCGAGTGGGGCTGAACCGAATTGCTGCCCAGGAAGTGCCCATTGAGATCAAGGTGGTAAATGCATCCACTCCAAGCCAGCTGAAGAAAATGGAGCCCAAACAGATGTTCTGGGTGCGAGCCCGGGGCTATATTG GTGAGGGCGACATGAAGATGCACTGCTGCGTGGCGGCCTATATCTCAGACTTTGCCTTCCTGGGCACAGCAATGCTGCCCCACCACTGGAAGTACAAGGTGGGCTTCATGGTCTCCCTGGACCACTCCATGTGGTTCCATGCCCCTTTCCGAGCTGACCACTGGATGCTCTATGAGTGTGAGAGCCCCTGGGCTG GGaagagggactctcaagaaccaaCAGCATCACAGCACAGGAACAGCCGCCACCTTGATGGTAGGTCTCTTGGGTTCGGCTTTGACCTGATCCTTAAGGCCAAGTTCCCGAGCCTCTCTGGGCTTGAGTGTCATCACCTGGAACACAGGACAAGGCCTGCTTTACTTGGCTACCGTGAGAACTAA
- the ACOT8 gene encoding acyl-coenzyme A thioesterase 8 isoform X2, whose protein sequence is MSPPQDPEDEQGGGDPPGDLRSVLVTSVLNLEPLDEDLFRGTHYWVPSTERLFGGQIVGQALVAAAKSVSEDVHVHSLHCYFVRTGDPKVPVLYQVERTRTGASFSVRFVKAVQHGRPIFICQASFQKAQPSPVQHQFSMPAVPPPEEVVGREDFIGQFLRDPELQERYRVGLNRIAAQEVPIEIKVVNASTPSQLKKMEPKQMFWVRARGYIGEGDMKMHCCVAAYISDFAFLGTAMLPHHWKYKVGFMVSLDHSMWFHAPFRADHWMLYECESPWAGKRDSQEPTASQHRNSRHLDGGSRGLVHGRLWRQDGVLAVSCAQEGVIRVKPWDSTSKL, encoded by the exons ATGTCGCCCCCTCAGGACCCGGAAGACGAACAGGGCGGCGGCGATCCACCCGGGGACCTCCGCAGCGTCCTGGTCACCAGCGTGCTCAACCTCGAGCCGCTGGACGAGGATCTCTTCAG AGGAACGCATTACTGGGTACCCTCAACTGAGCGGCTGTTTGGGGGTCAGATCGTGGGCCAGGCCCTGGTGGCTGCAGCTAAGTCTGTGAGTGAAGATGTCCATGTGCATTCCCTGCACTGCTACTTCGTACGGACAG GGGACCCGAAGGTGCCGGTGCTGTACCAGGTGGAGCGGACAAGGACAGGGGCAAGCTTCTCTGTGCGCTTCGTGAAGGCCGTGCAACATGGCAGGCCCATCTTTATCTGCCAGGCCTCCTTCCAgaaggcccagcccagccccgtgCAGCACCAGTTCTCCATGCCTGCTGTGCCCCCGCCGGAGGAGGTGGTTGGCCGTGAGGACTTCATTGGCCAATTTTTAAG GGACCCGGAGCTCCAGGAGAGGTACCGAGTGGGGCTGAACCGAATTGCTGCCCAGGAAGTGCCCATTGAGATCAAGGTGGTAAATGCATCCACTCCAAGCCAGCTGAAGAAAATGGAGCCCAAACAGATGTTCTGGGTGCGAGCCCGGGGCTATATTG GTGAGGGCGACATGAAGATGCACTGCTGCGTGGCGGCCTATATCTCAGACTTTGCCTTCCTGGGCACAGCAATGCTGCCCCACCACTGGAAGTACAAGGTGGGCTTCATGGTCTCCCTGGACCACTCCATGTGGTTCCATGCCCCTTTCCGAGCTGACCACTGGATGCTCTATGAGTGTGAGAGCCCCTGGGCTG GGaagagggactctcaagaaccaaCAGCATCACAGCACAGGAACAGCCGCCACCTTGATG GTGGCTCCCGGGGCCTGGTTCACGGGCGGCTGTGGCGTCAGGACGGGGTCCTGGCTGTGTCCTGTGCCCAGGAGGGCGTGATCCGAGTTAAGCCCTGGGACTCAACAAGCAAGTTGTAG
- the SNX21 gene encoding sorting nexin-21 isoform X2 → MGGFKEGVAPSGLGTIPEEAWPTQDSHSPPGAKGPGFPGGSGSGRGGRRASGRKGLERRSERTGPVRCNPVGLGQPPGAAPGRGAPRSAPRGAGGTGAGRAPRPLNGQGRDLHGAPPTPAPGPAPPRPFPARGRGPPPSRPGPRPGVARSPRGAMASRLLHRLRHALTGDGPGEAAAGPEAEQFPESSELEDDDAEGLSSRLSGTLSFTSAEDDDEEDGEDDDDPDPDPLSAGDRVAGEDAGPSCAQAERSPPPDGQRGSQLLTRQLQDFWKKSRNTLVPQRLLFEVTNATVVKDPPSNSTPSP, encoded by the exons ATGGGCGGATTCAAGGAGGGCGTAGCCCCCTCCGGATTGGGGACGATCCCGGAGGAGGCCTGGCCTACCCAGGATTCCCATAGCCCTCCTGGAGCGAAGGGCCCGGGATTCCCGGGCGGCTCCGGGAGCGGGCGGGGCGGGAGGCGGGCCAGCGGCAGGAAGGGGCTGGAGCGGCGCTCGGAGCGGACTGGGCCGGTTCGGTGCAACCCGGTCGGCCTCGGCCAGCCTCCGGGAGCTGCACCGGGGAGAGGGGCGCCCCGGAGTGCGCCGCGGGGCGCAGGAGGCACGGGCGCGGGGAGAGCCCCCCGTCCCCTCAACGGGCAGGGGCGGGACCTCCACGGCGCcccgcccacccccgccccgggccccgccccgccccgccccttcccgGCGCGGGGCCGGGGTCCACCTCCCTCCCGCCCCGGCCCGCGACCCGGCGTCGCGCGCTCCCCCCGGGGTGCCATGGCCTCCCGGCTCCTGCACCGGCTGCGGCACGCCCTGACTGGCGACGGCCCCGGGGAGGCGGCGGCCGGCCCCGAGGCCGAGCAGTTCCCGGAGAGCTCGGAACTGGAGGACGACGATGCCGAGGGCCTGTCGTCCCGCCTCAGCGGCACCTTGAGCTTCACCAGCGCCGAGGACGACGACGAGGAGGACGGCGAGGACGATGACGACCCTGACCCCGACCCGCTGTCCGCTGGCGACCGGGTGGCGGGAGAAGACGCAG GCCCATCCTGTGCTCAAGCAGAACGGAGTCCACCACCTGATGGGCAGCGGGGCAGTCAGCTCCTGACCCGGCAGTTgcaagatttctggaagaagtCCCGGAACACCCTGGTACCCCAGCGGCTGCTCTTTGAGGTGACCAACGCCACCGTGGTTAAGGACCCGCCCTCCAA CTCTACACCCTCGCCGTGA